From a region of the Leishmania braziliensis MHOM/BR/75/M2904 complete genome, chromosome 2 genome:
- a CDS encoding putative peptidyl dipeptidase encodes MLSNLQYSTLSGTSTARDFLEFPSQINDHWAMYDAVLKNYALHYETKEPIPQALVDRMKAAETYGAGLHTIEVDKAAYLDLHWHRATEEAAMRAFGVGMTEVPPRYHSGYFLHIVAGGYASNYYVYEWARVLDCDGLEWFLESGGLTRENGDHLRARVLSVGNSVDANVAYEKFAGRKANMKAFLRINGLLGE; translated from the coding sequence ATGCTAAGCAACCTCCAGTACTCAACACTCTCCGGCACGAGCACCGCCCGTGACTTCCTCGAGTTCCCATCGCAGATCAACGATCACTGGGCGATGTACGATGCCGTGCTGAAGAACTACGCGCTTCACTACGAGACCAAGGAGCCGATcccgcaggcgctggtggaCCGCATGAAGGCGGCCGAGACGTACGGTGCCGGCCTCCATACCATCGAGGTGGACAAGGCGGCGTACCTCGATCTCCACTGGCATCGtgccacggaggaggcggcaatgAGGGCCTTTGGAGTTGGGATGACcgaggtgccgccgcgctacCACAGTGGGTACTTCCTGCACATTGTCGCTGGCGGGTACGCCTCGAACTACTACGTGTACGAGTGGGCGCGGGTGTTGGACTGCGACGGGCTCGAGTGGTTCCTGGAGAGCGGTGGGCTGACGCGCGAGAACGGAGATcacctgcgcgcgcgcgtgctctcTGTGGGCAACTCGGTGGACGCCAACGTTGCGTACGAGAAGTTCGCTGGCCGCAAGGCCAACATGAAGGCGTTCCTGCGCATCAACGGTCTGCTGGGCGAGTAG